A single region of the Rhodohalobacter sp. 614A genome encodes:
- a CDS encoding LacI family DNA-binding transcriptional regulator produces the protein MGSEVTLKQIAKELGLSAMTVSRAINNRSNVDEKTKERILNKAREMGYTPNHIAKSLVSKKSYTIGVVVPEIAHSFFAEAIQGIEEVTFEGNYQLILTHSAENEEREKQALQTLKSKRVDGILISTAQTVEDHSLYKRIVESDTALVFFDRCVEGIGASCVSVDDRSGAYNITNHLIGHGYKKIAHLGGPLNLKISQERLWGYKEALNDNGIMIDDDLIIESGFREKGGYNAMDQLLTAYQDHPPRAVFAMNDPVAFGAMEAIYNHGFSIPEDIAIVGFSDDIRASLMKTPLTTVRQPSYDLGKRAAQKLIKMIENEDEPVENIDLLTELVVRESCGCKKQ, from the coding sequence TTGGGATCGGAAGTAACATTAAAACAAATTGCTAAAGAATTGGGGCTTTCGGCAATGACCGTTTCAAGAGCGATTAACAACCGCTCAAATGTAGATGAAAAAACCAAAGAGAGGATTCTTAATAAGGCCAGGGAGATGGGGTACACGCCAAACCACATTGCTAAAAGTCTGGTCTCGAAAAAATCCTATACCATTGGGGTAGTTGTTCCAGAAATTGCGCATTCCTTTTTTGCAGAAGCCATTCAGGGAATTGAAGAGGTTACTTTTGAAGGGAATTATCAGCTTATCCTCACTCATTCCGCGGAGAACGAAGAACGTGAAAAACAAGCTCTTCAAACGCTTAAATCCAAAAGAGTTGATGGCATATTGATCTCAACGGCTCAAACCGTTGAAGATCATAGCTTATACAAAAGGATAGTAGAATCCGATACAGCCCTTGTTTTTTTTGATCGATGTGTGGAAGGGATTGGGGCCAGTTGTGTAAGTGTAGATGACCGTAGCGGGGCGTATAATATCACGAATCATTTAATCGGACACGGATATAAAAAGATTGCCCATTTGGGAGGCCCTTTAAATCTAAAGATTAGCCAGGAGCGGCTTTGGGGCTATAAAGAAGCTCTGAATGATAACGGCATTATGATTGATGACGATTTAATCATTGAATCTGGTTTTCGTGAAAAGGGTGGATATAATGCGATGGATCAATTGCTTACAGCGTATCAGGATCATCCACCAAGAGCGGTTTTTGCGATGAACGACCCGGTGGCATTTGGTGCGATGGAAGCTATTTACAATCATGGATTTTCAATTCCCGAAGATATTGCTATTGTTGGATTTTCGGATGATATACGTGCTTCTTTGATGAAAACTCCTTTAACTACTGTTAGACAACCTTCTTATGATTTGGGAAAAAGAGCGGCTCAAAAGTTGATTAAGATGATTGAAAATGAAGATGAGCCAGTTGAAAACATTGATTTGTTGACGGAGCTTGTTGTCAGGGAATCCTGTGGATGCAAAAAACAGTGA